CAACGGCGGCTACGATCTCGTCGTTTCCGATATCCGAATGCCGGCGATGGACGGTATCGAGATGGCGAAAGCTGCGGCCGCGCTGTTCCCTGGCCTGCGGATCATGCTGATGACGGGATATGCCGACATGCGCGAGCAGGCCGAGGAACTCAGAAGCATCATCCGTGAGGTTCTGCCGAAACCGTTCACGCTCGATCAGTTCCGCACCAAGGTTCGCCAGCACGCCGCCTGATGGCTGGCCCAATACACGCCGGGCGCGGCGCTTGCCGACGCAGTCTATTCGTCCTAGACCGTTGCGCCGTCGGGACCAGGCGGATCCGACCCCGTCAGGAGGGTGGACATGACGAAGACCGACATCGCCAAGCGGGTCCACGATCATACCTGGAAACTGGACCCGATCATCCGGAGCCTTCTCGACACCGACTTCTACAAGCTCCTGATGCTGCAGATGATCTGGGGGCTCTATCCGGACGTCGACGCGACCTTCTCGCTGATCAACCGCACGACGTCCGTTCGGCTTGCCGACG
The nucleotide sequence above comes from Aquibium microcysteis. Encoded proteins:
- a CDS encoding response regulator; translation: MSKILIVEDDEPVRTLAVRALQRDGHVVDTAEDGEAGLDRIRGCNGGYDLVVSDIRMPAMDGIEMAKAAAALFPGLRIMLMTGYADMREQAEELRSIIREVLPKPFTLDQFRTKVRQHAA